From Pseudomonas fluorescens:
TCTGGCGAATCTGCGCGATATCGGCCGGCGTGATCGCGTCAAGATCGCGGATGCCCAGCGCCGCCGTGATGATACTGGCGGTGGTGCAGGACACGCCGTTGGTAACGAACTTGAGGTTGTACGGCGCATGCTCACCCGCCAGGCGCTCATACATCTGTTCGCGGATATGCTCGCGCAGGATATTGCCGGGAAAGGTCTGGCCCTGATAAAGAAAGCTGTCATGGGCGTGCAGGGTCCAGAAGTGCACCAGCTCCAGGGTCAGTTCATCATGGTTTTGCAAGGCGTGGATCAGCGAGCCGGGGTCGATGCCAAGGTTGTGCATCTGGCGCAGCATCAGGCGCAAGAACTCGGTGTCCCCCATCAGCAAGGCATGCTGGTAGGCCGGCCGGGTGATGAAGTCGTAGGACAGGTCAGCGCCGCCGTGGGACATGGAGGCGATATCGTCAACGGTGAGGTTCAACTCCTGGAAACTGAACCCGCCGGCCTTGCGAATCGCGCCACCCAGCAACTGGTTGCCGGTGATCGACAGCGGATGGCTCTCCGACCAGGCGGTGCCATCGAGCTTGCGCTCCACACCGAGAAAGCCATTGGCATCCAGGCGCAGGATTTTTGCGCCCATCACATCGATGGAATGCAACGCGTCGCCGATGATCATCTGCTGCGCCGCAAACGTAGGGTCGAGCCAGTTCAGCGAGGGCTGGCCTTCCTTGAAGTAATGCAGGTACACCCAGCGGCGCGGCTTGCCGTCCACCCCGATGACCACCGGCGTGGTGCTCCAGTCGGTTTCCTTCACGCCGGGCTCAAAGAAGATCACCCGCTGCAACTGGCCGACGATGTAGTGCTTGTCACGCAGGGCGTCCACCTGGAGTGGGCTGAGGTTCTGCGCATCACGCCCCGCGGCGACGTCGGGCAGCAATGGCCAGTCTTCCTCGCGGATTTCGACCATGTGGTAGAGCCCTGGGTAATCCTCGTAGGCCATCTCGGCCAGGCGGAAATCTGCGCCCTTGCCGGTGTGCGAGGGGATCACATCGTCGATGATCACCGCATTGTGCGCCGCCGCCATGCGCGTCAACGCCTGCAACTGCGCCTCGGTGCCCAGTTGCGGGTCGATGTCGAAACTGATGCGGTCGAAATTGCCGTCGATGGTCGGCGTGTGCGTGGTCCCGGACAAGCCGCCGGACTTTTTCAACGGACCGTTGTGAATGCCCTGGATGCCGATTTTCGACAATGCATGCCACAACGTCTCATCGCCTAGCGCCTCCAGCACCGTGCCGTCTTCGCGGGTGACAATCGACGCCGGATAGGCGGTGAACCACACCGACGACAAGGCGCACGCGTCACGCGGGCGGGTCTGTGCATACGGCTGTTGCCACAAGCGGCCCTGCCCCGAATAGAGCTTGGCCCGCTGGCGCGCCGCGTGGAGCATGGATTGCTGCACCAGCCAGTGCACATGAGTGTCGTCAGCCGCCGTCATAAGCCCAATACCTGTAGTCGTGAAAAAGTTACTCGTAAGCATAGGAGCCACGACGGGGGCTATTCGTTGCATTGCAGACCCGCAACTACTGCAATTGGCGATACTGCCTGGGCGTAAACCCGGTCGACGCCTTGAACTGGCGGGTGAACGCACTGTGGTCGGTGTAGCCGCAGTGCAGGGCCACCTCGGTGATCGGCATATCGGTGTGCAACAACCGATGGGCATGGTCCAGGCGCACTTTCTGGATCATCTGGCGCGGCGTCAGGTGGAACACGCGCTTGCAGTAGCGCTCCAACTGCGCCACGGAAATGCCGGCGATACGGGTCAATTCACCCAAGGTGACACGACGGTTGAAGTGCGCGCGAATGTGCTCGTCCACGGCGGCCAGGCGTTGGTACGCCGGGTGGGTTTCGCTGGCGGATTGCAGGTCGACCGAGATGCCGGCGAGGCCAATGATCTGGCCTTCATGGTTGTACAACGGCCATTTGTGGGTCAGGCACCAGCCCGGTTCGCGAGTGCCGTAGAGATGCAGTTCAAGCTGGTCCTCCAGCACAACCCCCTGCTCGAGCACGCGTCGATCCTGTTCGGTGTAGCCCGGCCCCAATTGCTCTGGGAACACTTCGGCGCTGGTCTTGCCCAGCAGCGGTTGCAACTGCTTGAGGCCGCAGCGCTGCACCAGGGTGCGGTTGGCAAGCACGTAGCGGGCGTCGATATCCTTGATGAAGATCGCGGCATTGGGGATCACATCGAGCATCGGCAATAGCTGCGCCACACCGGCCAACACCTGCTCGATGCTGTGCGGACGGCTCGCCTCGCTGCCTTGGCACAGGGTCGAAAACGCGCGCTGCAACATGACTTCCGCACCCCATTCGTGAGCCTGAGACCGAGCAGATTGCCCCATGTCCGGCGCGCTGTCGAGCGTGGGAAATTGTGCCGAATTCGTCATGCCTCGGTGCGCAAAACATCAATCGTCGCGCGGTTGATGGGTTCAGGATAGCGCCACTGCATGCCTATCCAATAACTCACAAGAAGGCGCCGCCATGTCTGCTCAAGGCAAGTTCAAGAAACAACTTTCACTGATGGACCTGACCTTTATCGGGTTGGGCGCCATCTTCGGTTCGGGCTGGTTGTTTGCAGCCAGTCATGTCTCCGCGATTGCAGGGCCTGCCGGGATTATTTCCTGGCTGATCGGCGGCTTCGCCGTTCTGCTGCTGGGCATCGTGTACTGCGAACTCGGCGCGGCCCTGCCCCGTGCAGGCGGGGTGGTTCGTTACCCGGTGTACTCCCACGGCCCGCTGCTGGGCTACCTGATGGGCTTTATTACGCTGATCGCGTTTTCCAGCCTGGTGGCGATTGAAGTGGTTGCCTCGCGCCAATACGCGGCAGCCTGGTTTCCCGAGTTGACCAAGGTCGGTTCCAGCGACCCGACGCCCCTCGGCTGGCTGGTGCAATTTGCCCTGCTGTGCCTGTTCTTCATCCTCAACTACCGCAGCGTAAAGACCTTCGCCATCGCCAATAACCTGGTGAGCGTGTTCAAGTTCATCGTGCCACTGCTGGTGATCGGCGTGCTGTTCACCTTCTTCAAGCCAGCGAATTTCCAGATGCACGGGTTTGCGCCGTTCGGCCTGTCGGGCATCGAGATGGCGGTGTCGGCCGGTGGGGTGATCTTTGCGTACCTGGGGCTGACCCCCATCATCTCGGTGGCCAGCGAAGTGAAGAACCCGCAACGCACGATTCCAATCGCGTTGATCCTTTCGGTGCTGCTGTCGACCGCCATCTACGTGCTGCTGCAAACCGCGTTCCTCGGCGGGGTGCCCACACACATGCTCGCCGATGGCTGGGCTGGCATCAGCAAGGAACTGGCGCTGCCGTATCGCGATATCGCCCTGGCGCTGGGCGTGGGATGGCTGGCCTACCTGGTGGTGGCCGACGCGGTGATCTCCCCCAGCGGCTGCGGCAACATCTACATGAACGCCACGCCGCGGGTGGTGTACGGCTGGGCGCAGACCGGCACCTTTTTCAAGATCTTCACCCGGATCGATGAGAAGTCCGGCATCCCACGCCCGGCGCTGTGGCTGACCTTTGGCTTGTCGGTGTTCTGGACCCTGCCGTTTCCGTCCTGGGAAGCGCTGATCAATGTGGTGTCCGCCGCGCTGATCCTCAGCTACGCCGTGGCCCCCGTGACCGTCGCCGCGCTGCGCCGCAATGCGCCGGGCATGGCGCGTCCGTTCCGGGTCAAGGGCATGGCGGTGCTCGGTCCGCTGTCTTTTATCATCGCCGCGCTGATCGTGTACTGGTCGGGCTGGAGCACCGTGTCGTGGCTGCTCGGCCTGCAAATCCTGATGTTTGCGGTGTACCTGCTGTGCGCCCGCTGGGTGCCGACCGCGCATGTGAGCCTCAAGCAACAGGTGCGCTCGTCAGCCTGGCTGATCGGCTTTTACGCAGTGACGATCCTGCTGTCCAAACTCGGCAGCTTTGGCGGCCTGGGCGTAATCAGCCACCCGTTCGACACCGTCGTCGTCGCCGTCAGCGCCCTGGGCATCTATTACTGGGGGGCAGCCACCGGCGTGCCAGCCCACCTGGTGCGCCTGGAGCACGACGCCGATGAGAGCGAAACCGTCGACGATCCCCACGGCAGCGCCACGCCGTCCCCGGCTTATCCCTGAATGGAGCGCGTTATGAAACGACTGCATGTCATCGACTCCCACACCGGCGGTGAACCCACGCGCCTGGTGATGAGCGGTTTCCCGGCACTGGCTGGCGCCACCATCGCCGAGCAACTCAAGCACCTGCGCACCGAGCATGATCAATGGCGCCGCGCCTGCCTGCTGGAACCGCGTGGCAACGACGTACTGGTTGGCGCGCTGTACTGCGAGCCCGTCACGCCGGGCGCCACCTGCGGGGTGATCTTCTTCAACAACGCCGGCTACCTGGGCATGTGCGGCCACGGCACCATCGGCCTGGTCGCCTCGCTTCATCACCTGGGGCGCATCGCACCGGGTGTCCACACCATTGACACCCCCGTCGGCCCGGTGGCGGCCACGCTGCATGAAGACGGCGCCGTGACCCTGCGCAACGTGCCCGCCTACCGCTATCGCCAGCAGGTGCCGGTGGAGGTCCCCGGGCATGGGGTGGTGTATGGCGATATTGCCTGGGGCGGCAACTGGTTCTTCCTGGTGTCGGACCATGGCCAGTCGCTGGAGATGGCCCACGTGGAAGCGCTCACTGACTACACCTGGACGATGCTCAAGGCCCTCGAAGCCCAAGGCATCCACGGTGAACACGGCGCGCTGATCGACCATATCGAACTGTTCGCCGACGACGCCCACGCCGACAGCCGCAACTTCGTGATGTGCCCCGGCAAAGCCTACGACCGCTCCCCTTGCGGCACCGGCACCAGCGCCAAACTCGCGTGCCTGGCCGCCGACGGCAAGCTGCGCCCCGGCGAACCCTGGGTACAAGCCAGCATTACCGGCAGCCAATTCGAAGGCCACTTCGAATGGGACGGCGAGCGCGTGCGCCCGTTCATCACCGGCCGCGCCTACATGACCGCCGACAGCACCCTGCTGATCGACGAACAGGACCCTTTCGCCTGGGGCATCTGAGCCTGGGCCCCTTTTTACTGAACGCTGCAAGGAGCTAGAACCATGAGCGACAACATCTTCACCGGCTGCATTCCCGCCCTGATGACCCCGTGCACCGCCGCGCGCCAGCCGGACTTCGACGCCCTGGTGGCCAAGGGGCGTGAACTGATCGATATCGGCATGAGCGCAGTGGTGTACTGCGGCTCCATGGGTGACTGGCCGCTGCTCTCTGAAGCCCAACGCCAGGAAGGCGTGGCGCGCCTGGTGGCTGCGGGCGTGCCGACGATCGTCGGTACCGGCGCGGTCAACAGCCGTGAAGCGGTATCCCACGCGGCGCATGCGGCCAAGGTCGGCGCCCATGGCTTGATGGTGATTCCCCGCGTACTGTCCCGTGGCGCCTCGGCCACCGCGCAAAAAGCCCACTTCGCCGCGATCCTCAACGCCGCGCCCACCTTGCCGGCGGTGATCTACAACAGCCCGTACTACGGCTTCGCCACCCGCGCCGACTTGTTCTTCGAGCTGCGCCGCCAACACCCGAACCTGATCGGCTTCAAGGAATTCGGCGGTGGCGCAGACCTGCGCTACGCGGCCGAAAACATCACCTCCCAGGACGACAACGTCACCCTGATGGTCGGTGTCGACACCCAGGTGGTGCACGGCTTCGTCAACTGCAACGCCACCGGCGCCATCACCGGTATCGGCAACGCCCTGCCACGGGAAGTGCTGCAACTGGTGGCCCTGAGCAAGCAGGCCGCCAAGGGCGATGCCAAGGCCCGTCGCCTGGCCCGTGAGCTGGAGAGCGCGCTGGCGGTGCTGTCGTCGTTCGACGAAGGCTGCGACCTGGTGCTGTACTACAAGCACCTGATGGTACTCAACGGCGACCAGGGCTACGCCTTGCACTTCAACGAAACCGATGCACTCAGCGATGCCCAGCGGCACTATGCCGAGAACCAGTACGCGCTGTTCCGCCAGTGGTACGCCAACTGGTCGGCTGAACAGAACCTCGCATAACCCCCGTGCGCCGCTGCGGTTCCTGCAGCGGCCAACCCTCTGTTTTCCAGGATGATCCCATGACTCTGACGGGCAAGATGCTGATAGGCCGGCAACCCCTTTGCGGCACGCGCGAGGCGATCCGGGCCATCAATCCCGCTACCCACACGCCAATGGAGCCGGCCTACGCCGGCGGTGAACGCCAACAGGTTGAGCAAGCCTGCGCCCTCGCCTGGGCGGCGTTCGACAGCTACCGCGAAACCACCCTGGCCGATCGCGCCACATTTCTCGACACCATCGCCGAGCGCATCGAGGCCCTGGGGGACGAATTGATCGAACGCGCGAGCGCCGAAACCGGCCTGCCGCGCCCGCGCATACAGGGCGAACGCGCGCGCACCTGCGGGCAGCTGCGCACGTTTGCGCGCTGCGTACGTGCCGGGGAATGGCTGGACGTACGCGTAGACACGGCACAACCGGAGCGCCAGCCAATGGCCCGCCCCGACCTGCGTCAGCGCCACATCCCACTGGGGCCGGTCGCGGTGTTTGGCGCGAGCAATTTCCCCCTGGCCTTCTCTGTCGCGGGCGGCGACACCGCGTCGGCACTGGCCGCCGGTTGCCCGGTGATCGTCAAGGCCCATGGCGCCCACCCCGGCACCAGTGAGCTGGTCGGCCGCGCAGTTGCCCAGGCCGTTAACGACTGCGGCCTGCCCGAGGGCGTGTTTTCGTTGCTGTACGGCTCCGGTCACGAGGTCGGGATCACGCTGGTGACCGACCCGCGCATCAAGGCCGTAGGCTTTACCGGTTCGCGCAGTGGCGGTATGGCGCTGACCCAGGCAGCGCAGGCACGGCCGGAGCCGATTCCGGTGTATGCGGAAATGAGTTCGATCAACCCGGTGTACCTGTTTCCTGCCGCGCTGCAAGCCCGGGGCGAAGCCTTGGCACAGGGGTTTGTTGCGTCGCTGACCCAGGGGGCGGGCCAGTTTTGTACCAACCCCGGCCTGGTGATTGCGGTTCAAGGTGCCGCCCTGGACCGCTTCGTCAACAGGGTCAGCGAGCTACTGCCGCGCAGCCCGGCCCAGACCATGCTCACTGCGGGGATTTTCAGTGCCTATGCAGAGGGCGTCGAGGCATTGACCCGCCACGCCCGGCTCGTTGCGCAGGGCCAGGCGGCGCAAGGTCCGAATCAAGGCCAGGCCCATCTGTTCCTGGCCTCGGCCGACGCGTTCCTGGGCAACGCCCATTTGCAGGCCGAAGTCTTCGGCGCCACTTCGCTGGTGGTGGCGTGCGCCGATGAGGAGCAAGTACGCCGGGTATCCGAACACCTCGAAGGCCAACTCACCGCGACCCTGCACCTGGATGAAGACGACCTGGTGCCTGCACGCACGCTGCTGCCGGTATTGGAGCGCAAGGCCGGTCGCCTGCTGGTCAACGGCTGGCCGACGGGGGTCGAAGTGTGCGACGCCATGGTCCATGGCGGCCCCTTCCCCGCCACCTCGGACTCGCGCAGCACCTCGGTGGGCACGGCGGCAATCCTGCGATTCCTGCGCCCGGTGTGCTACCAGGATTTCCCGGACAGCTTGCTGCCGACCGCACTCCAGCACAGCAACCCGCTGCTGTTGCGGCGCCTGCTCGACGGCCGGAGAGAGGCGTAGACCATGGCCGATTCCAACCCAACGGATATCGCCATCGTCGGCGCCGGCATCATTGGCGTCGCCTGCGCCTTGCAGTTGGCGCGCCAGGGCCGCCAGGTGGTGGTGATCGACCCACAGGACCCCGGCATGGGGGCCTCCTATGGCAATGCCGGCCACCTGGCCACCGAACAAGTGTTCCCCATTGCCGACCTGTCGATCCTCAAGCGCCTGCCCGCCATGCTGCTGGACCCCATGGGCCCACTGCGCCTGGACTGGAAATACCTGCCCCGCGCCCTGCCCTGGTTCGCACGCCTGCTGTTGAACCTGCGCCCGGCCAGCTACCAGCGCACCGTGGCCGGTATTCGTGCGCTCAATGAAGGTAGCCTCGGCGCCTGGCAGCGCCTGCTCGACAGCATCGCGCAGCCGCAGTTACTGCGCCAGGACGGCTCGTTGCTGGTGTTCGAGCGGGCCGCTTCGCGCGCGACGCTCGAGGCGCTGCGCCAGCGCATGCAACAACAAGGCGTGCCCGTGGATGTGTGGTCAAGTGCCGATATACGCCGCGCCGCGCCACAGCTGAGCGAGCAGCTCCTGGGCGGGTTGTTTTTTCCGGCGACAGGGCACTTTCTCGACCCTTACCAGGTGGTCTGCGCATTAGTCAGCGCCGCCCAGGCCAGCGGCGTGCAGTTCCTCAAGCGGCGGGGGCTGGATGGACGGGTTGACGCCCAGGGCGTGTCGCTGAGCACCGACCAAGGCCCGTTGGCCGCGCGCCAGGTCTTGATCGCCTGCGGTGCCCACTCGGCAAAACTCACCGCCGCGCTGACCGGTAAAAAAGTCCCGCTGGACACCGAGCGTGGCTATCACCTGATGCTGCCCCAGGAACACGGGCGACTGCCATTCGCCGTCACCTCCCTGGAGCGCAAGTTCATCATGACCCCCATGGCTGGCGGCTTGCGCCTGGCCGGCACCGTCGAATTCGCCGGCCTCGAGCGCCCGGCCAACATGCAGCGCGCCTGGCAATTGCAACGGCTGAGCGAAGGCTTGTTTCGCCAGGCCTTGAACGCGCAGGACGCCACACCCTGGATGGGGTTCAGGCCATCGTTGCCGGATTCGCTGCCCGTGATTGACCGGGTGTGCGATGGCAAGGTGTTGTTGGCGTTTGGGCATCAGCATTTGGGGTTGACGCAGGCCGCGGTAACGGCGGAGTGGGTGGTGCGACTGGCTTCAGCGCCGGCGACACTCTCCGGCATGGACGCCTATCGACTGGATCGCTTTTGAGAACACTCGCCGGGCGGGCGTCTTCCCAGGTGGCGTCGCCGCCTGACTGCACATCGCCTGCGTCAGGCTACTTGACCAAGCGCTTTTCCTTGGAGGGGCGGTATCCAAAATACGCGCTATAACACTTGCTGAAATGACTCGGCGACACAAACCCGCATGCCACCAGCACATCCACCTGGGACAGCTCGGTGTGCTGCAACAAACGCCGTGCCTCGGTCACGCGCAGTTCCATGTAATAGCGCTGCGGCGTGGTGCCCAGTTGCTCCTTGAACAGCCGTTCGAGCTGGCGACGGGAGCGGCCGACATAGACAGCGAGTTGGTCGAGCTCAAGGGGCTCTTCAAGGTTGGCGTCCATCAGCTTGACCACTTCGCGTAGCGGCGCGCTGACGCAGACGTTTTCCGTCGGTTTGATGCGCCGGTAGCGCGATTCTTCAAACGCGAGGATGTCTTCGATACCTTCGACCAGGGCTTTGCCGTGCAGGCCCTTGATCCAGTCGAGGGCCATATGGAAGGCACCGGAGGGGCTGGAAGCGGTGAGGCGGTCGCGGTCGATGACGTAGGGTTCGCTGGTGACATGGGTGGCCTTGGACACTTCCGCAAGTGCCGGGCGATGTTCGGGGTGGATCGCGCAACGATAGCCCTGCAACAGGCCGGCGCGGCCGAGGAACCAGGCGCCGTTCCACAACCCGGCGAGGCTGACACCCTGCTCGGCGGCGGTGCGCAGCAGGTGGATGAAATCGTCGTTGGCCTTGAGTTCGGT
This genomic window contains:
- the treS gene encoding maltose alpha-D-glucosyltransferase, whose protein sequence is MTAADDTHVHWLVQQSMLHAARQRAKLYSGQGRLWQQPYAQTRPRDACALSSVWFTAYPASIVTREDGTVLEALGDETLWHALSKIGIQGIHNGPLKKSGGLSGTTHTPTIDGNFDRISFDIDPQLGTEAQLQALTRMAAAHNAVIIDDVIPSHTGKGADFRLAEMAYEDYPGLYHMVEIREEDWPLLPDVAAGRDAQNLSPLQVDALRDKHYIVGQLQRVIFFEPGVKETDWSTTPVVIGVDGKPRRWVYLHYFKEGQPSLNWLDPTFAAQQMIIGDALHSIDVMGAKILRLDANGFLGVERKLDGTAWSESHPLSITGNQLLGGAIRKAGGFSFQELNLTVDDIASMSHGGADLSYDFITRPAYQHALLMGDTEFLRLMLRQMHNLGIDPGSLIHALQNHDELTLELVHFWTLHAHDSFLYQGQTFPGNILREHIREQMYERLAGEHAPYNLKFVTNGVSCTTASIITAALGIRDLDAITPADIAQIRQIHLLLVMYNAMQPGVFALSGWDLVGALPLAADEVAHLMQDGDTRWIHRGAYDLVDLNPEAELSAGQMPRSKTLYGSLNSQLQDPDSFASQLQKILAVRRAYDIAASRQILVPDVEHPGLLIMVHELPAGKGIQITALNFGDTPITETLHLPNIAPGPVVDIINERVEGDLTAEGEFTITLDAYEGLALRVVSSSPMF
- a CDS encoding AraC family transcriptional regulator; translated protein: MLQRAFSTLCQGSEASRPHSIEQVLAGVAQLLPMLDVIPNAAIFIKDIDARYVLANRTLVQRCGLKQLQPLLGKTSAEVFPEQLGPGYTEQDRRVLEQGVVLEDQLELHLYGTREPGWCLTHKWPLYNHEGQIIGLAGISVDLQSASETHPAYQRLAAVDEHIRAHFNRRVTLGELTRIAGISVAQLERYCKRVFHLTPRQMIQKVRLDHAHRLLHTDMPITEVALHCGYTDHSAFTRQFKASTGFTPRQYRQLQ
- a CDS encoding APC family permease; the encoded protein is MSAQGKFKKQLSLMDLTFIGLGAIFGSGWLFAASHVSAIAGPAGIISWLIGGFAVLLLGIVYCELGAALPRAGGVVRYPVYSHGPLLGYLMGFITLIAFSSLVAIEVVASRQYAAAWFPELTKVGSSDPTPLGWLVQFALLCLFFILNYRSVKTFAIANNLVSVFKFIVPLLVIGVLFTFFKPANFQMHGFAPFGLSGIEMAVSAGGVIFAYLGLTPIISVASEVKNPQRTIPIALILSVLLSTAIYVLLQTAFLGGVPTHMLADGWAGISKELALPYRDIALALGVGWLAYLVVADAVISPSGCGNIYMNATPRVVYGWAQTGTFFKIFTRIDEKSGIPRPALWLTFGLSVFWTLPFPSWEALINVVSAALILSYAVAPVTVAALRRNAPGMARPFRVKGMAVLGPLSFIIAALIVYWSGWSTVSWLLGLQILMFAVYLLCARWVPTAHVSLKQQVRSSAWLIGFYAVTILLSKLGSFGGLGVISHPFDTVVVAVSALGIYYWGAATGVPAHLVRLEHDADESETVDDPHGSATPSPAYP
- a CDS encoding 4-hydroxyproline epimerase, translated to MKRLHVIDSHTGGEPTRLVMSGFPALAGATIAEQLKHLRTEHDQWRRACLLEPRGNDVLVGALYCEPVTPGATCGVIFFNNAGYLGMCGHGTIGLVASLHHLGRIAPGVHTIDTPVGPVAATLHEDGAVTLRNVPAYRYRQQVPVEVPGHGVVYGDIAWGGNWFFLVSDHGQSLEMAHVEALTDYTWTMLKALEAQGIHGEHGALIDHIELFADDAHADSRNFVMCPGKAYDRSPCGTGTSAKLACLAADGKLRPGEPWVQASITGSQFEGHFEWDGERVRPFITGRAYMTADSTLLIDEQDPFAWGI
- a CDS encoding dihydrodipicolinate synthase family protein; this encodes MSDNIFTGCIPALMTPCTAARQPDFDALVAKGRELIDIGMSAVVYCGSMGDWPLLSEAQRQEGVARLVAAGVPTIVGTGAVNSREAVSHAAHAAKVGAHGLMVIPRVLSRGASATAQKAHFAAILNAAPTLPAVIYNSPYYGFATRADLFFELRRQHPNLIGFKEFGGGADLRYAAENITSQDDNVTLMVGVDTQVVHGFVNCNATGAITGIGNALPREVLQLVALSKQAAKGDAKARRLARELESALAVLSSFDEGCDLVLYYKHLMVLNGDQGYALHFNETDALSDAQRHYAENQYALFRQWYANWSAEQNLA
- a CDS encoding aldehyde dehydrogenase (NADP(+)) — translated: MTLTGKMLIGRQPLCGTREAIRAINPATHTPMEPAYAGGERQQVEQACALAWAAFDSYRETTLADRATFLDTIAERIEALGDELIERASAETGLPRPRIQGERARTCGQLRTFARCVRAGEWLDVRVDTAQPERQPMARPDLRQRHIPLGPVAVFGASNFPLAFSVAGGDTASALAAGCPVIVKAHGAHPGTSELVGRAVAQAVNDCGLPEGVFSLLYGSGHEVGITLVTDPRIKAVGFTGSRSGGMALTQAAQARPEPIPVYAEMSSINPVYLFPAALQARGEALAQGFVASLTQGAGQFCTNPGLVIAVQGAALDRFVNRVSELLPRSPAQTMLTAGIFSAYAEGVEALTRHARLVAQGQAAQGPNQGQAHLFLASADAFLGNAHLQAEVFGATSLVVACADEEQVRRVSEHLEGQLTATLHLDEDDLVPARTLLPVLERKAGRLLVNGWPTGVEVCDAMVHGGPFPATSDSRSTSVGTAAILRFLRPVCYQDFPDSLLPTALQHSNPLLLRRLLDGRREA
- a CDS encoding NAD(P)/FAD-dependent oxidoreductase — translated: MADSNPTDIAIVGAGIIGVACALQLARQGRQVVVIDPQDPGMGASYGNAGHLATEQVFPIADLSILKRLPAMLLDPMGPLRLDWKYLPRALPWFARLLLNLRPASYQRTVAGIRALNEGSLGAWQRLLDSIAQPQLLRQDGSLLVFERAASRATLEALRQRMQQQGVPVDVWSSADIRRAAPQLSEQLLGGLFFPATGHFLDPYQVVCALVSAAQASGVQFLKRRGLDGRVDAQGVSLSTDQGPLAARQVLIACGAHSAKLTAALTGKKVPLDTERGYHLMLPQEHGRLPFAVTSLERKFIMTPMAGGLRLAGTVEFAGLERPANMQRAWQLQRLSEGLFRQALNAQDATPWMGFRPSLPDSLPVIDRVCDGKVLLAFGHQHLGLTQAAVTAEWVVRLASAPATLSGMDAYRLDRF
- a CDS encoding GlxA family transcriptional regulator, which produces MKGKNLRYLDDPSQQPASVTRVGFLLLEHFSLPAFTQTLDTFVTANLLRPELFASRTFGCDEGEVISDLGLVIRPDACLDIAALQALELLVICGGLRTELKANDDFIHLLRTAAEQGVSLAGLWNGAWFLGRAGLLQGYRCAIHPEHRPALAEVSKATHVTSEPYVIDRDRLTASSPSGAFHMALDWIKGLHGKALVEGIEDILAFEESRYRRIKPTENVCVSAPLREVVKLMDANLEEPLELDQLAVYVGRSRRQLERLFKEQLGTTPQRYYMELRVTEARRLLQHTELSQVDVLVACGFVSPSHFSKCYSAYFGYRPSKEKRLVK